The window GACACTATATAAGAGGAATCAAAAGGGTTTTTTGGTGGATTTGGAATGATAAAGTTTAATAGTGCGGGAGCAGATTTCTTATGATATTTATGTATTCCATCATTTCATTCTTGAAAATATGGTATGATATTGGTGAAACTGGCCGCAGCCTTAGATTAAGGAACTGatattattttttccttttttataatgtaataatataatatcttgtttTGTATTTCCGATCTGCAGTCATGTCTTAATGAAGCTTATATAACATTTGTATGGTGCCATGTGTAATATTGTTGATTTTCGGCAAAACTGTTCTCTGTGAATTAATCCTGTGTATTATGCCTACTGATTCAAGTTTGGATACAGGTCAGACTTGTTTTCTACCTTAGCTCAACAGCTTCAATCAGCGGATTTATTAACTTCTCACAGAATATTTATGATTCTTTTCCGGACATTGAAGGAGTTGTCGACGAAACGACTGACTTCTGATCAGAGGACCTTCGCTGAGGTgcacatttttaattttatttattattttgggaaatGGATGAGTGCATTTCACAATGTACATTTTGATAAAGTAGCATTGATTTAAAATTTGGATGTCGGGGCATTAATACCATGTGTGCTATAATTGTTTCAAAAAACAGAGTCCATATGATGATTAAAGATCATCAATGAAGCTCCATTTATCCTATAAAAGTTTCCTCTCTAGAGGatattttcatttgtttttgtCATTTGAGTGTTTACTGGATTCCTGATTTATGATTTGTCATGGAGTTATTATGTTGATAATATCCTAGTGAAATTATGTTCCTTGATGTAGAAGAGTTTTTATAATCTATAGATATTCATGTTAGCCTAAAGTTGATGTGGGGTCGATTGATCTTAAAGatttgaatgtaaatttttGCACTTTGTTTTCTATAATCTGTCTCACTGTATGTAAAATTGAGTGGACTGATTAAGTGCTATCCTTCTCaaaccaaatatttttttcataaaggATGGTGTGAGTGTCACTGAATATTTCACCTTTTTTCATTTGTCAGATAGCATCCCTATTCTTTGATTACAGTTGGCACCTTTGGCAGACTGATGTGCAGAATATATTGCATGGTTTTTCATTGCTTGCTCAAAATGCTTCTGAGTTGAATCAGGATGATCTTTACTTAACCTGTGAAAGATGGTTCCTGTGTTCAAAGATTATACGGCAGCTTATAATTTCTGGGTTCCCAAGTGATGCGAAGTCGATACAGGTGAGGTCCCATCCTTCCAGCTTTGTTCTTGGCCGCTTTCTGTTTTTTTTGTGTCTGATGAACTATACAAGTTTTCTTCGCTTGTGATATTGTTGCCTTATAGGAAGTGCAACCTGTCAAGAAGGTCGGTCCTGTTGTGTTAAATGCTGTCCAATCATTTCTGCGATACTGTATGATCTCAGCTCTTGAATTAAGTCTTATCAATGATTGTTCCTTCTTAGGTATCAAATCCTCTTCTAAATAAATTCAAGGGCTGTAAAAGTTAAAATTCTTCCGATTTACAATTCAATGCAGATTCATCTTTTCAAGAGAAACATCCCAAATTCTGGGAGTTCCTGAAGAAGGCATGTACTAAGTTGATGAAGGTTTTAATTGCAATTCAGCACAGGCATCCTTACTCATTTGGTGACAAAAGTGTCCTTTGGCCTGTTGTTGACTTTTGCTTGAATAAGATCACAAACCCTGAGCCAGATATTGTCTCGTTTCAAGATTTTTTGATTCAGTGTATGTCAATGATGAAATCTATTCTTGAATGTAAAGATTACAAGCCAATCATGACTGGTCGTGTGATGGATGACAATCGAATGACCTTTCAAGAGATGAAGAAAAATGTATCTAGTACAGTTGCTGGTGTCTTGGCTTCTCTTCTGCCCAGTGAGCGTGTGGTTCTATTGTGTAACATACTGATAAGGAGGTAAAAACGAAGTCATGTAAATATGCTTTATTTTTTCTGGTCtttttcaatcaaattattcATCCGGAGCCTGGTAATTTATATTATCAGGAAACAAAAAGCAACTATAGGTGCTAATGGATAAATCAAATGTTTGCTCTGTCTTGCACTGCCTTCACTCCTCTCTATGTTCATTTGTGGCCTCTGCATTCTTTAGGCGTTTAGCATCTCTATCAGTAAAGACTTGTTGAAGCTTAAACTGCAGCAACTGACTTTAAAATGCTTTGAGTTGCCTGAGTAAGAGAAGATATTTACACCATGTCAACATATCCATTCCATTTGATCTGATGGCTTGATGACTTAGACTTTGGACTGCATCGTTGCACTAGATGCATGTTCTTTTCTCCTAGTCTGTAGACGTGCCTTCTGATAAGTTTTTCTCCTTAAATTTCTTAGCAATTCATGTTTTCTTGTCTTTCTTCTTAGtgttatgaattttgaatcGATTACTTAATTTTAAGGTGGAAGTTTCCCTATTATGATTACAAGTTTTTTAGGTTTCCTCCATTTACTGATATGACGACCGGAAACAATTTCAAGGATGCTGAAATTTTTGCCTGAAGATCATATTAGTGATTTTCTTGAATTGGTTAGGCTTTTTTTGGAGTACAAATGGGAGACATGCTTTGCTAGCTAAGGATCTTGAACTGAGATTGCTCCCCAAAGAGAGGGTTATGATATCAATTGACTTGGTTAAGTTTTAAATACTGGCATGAAAATAAAATTCGTTCAGCAACCCCGGTGATACCTTTTCGCTAATAAGATATATCCTTTACTGTGATTCTAGCCTGCTATGTTTGTCATGGAATCATGATTAGATCACATGTGTCATatcatctttaatttttttttctttgcttCATTTCTCTCAGTCTTCTGTTATTTCTTAAGCAGGTATTTTGTTTTAACAGCCAGTGATATGGAAGAATGGTACCAGAGTCCCGAGTCTTTTCACCACGAGCAGGACTCTGTCTTGTGGTCAGAGAGATTAAGACCATGTGCAGAAGCGTTATACATTGTTTTGTTTGAGAATCACAGCCAAGTAGGTCTTTGTGAGActtaaaagtttattttcttatgCGTTGACATGTCTATAAGTATTGTGTATGCTCATGGTCATTTTTCACCGTTTCAGCTCCTGGGTCCTCTTGTGGTGTCCATTCTTCAAGAGGCAATGAGTGGATACCCTTCTTCTGGTAATGAAATAACTCCACCCTTGCTTCTCAAGGATGCTGCTTATGGTGCTGCTGCGTATGTCTACTACGAGCTTTCGAATTATCTGAGCTTCAAAGACTGGTAAGTCTTTGAATTATTGGTGTCAAGTAGTAGTTTGATTCCAGTTACAAAAATTGGTCAACTTTGTGTTTTGGACTCTTTTTACTATGGAGAACTCTGATTTTTGCCAACGGTTACTCGATGCGTATTTTTGTACAAAGGTAATGTTCCTTCATTGCATGCTTTTGAGGTTGGGTTTATTTTGGGACAAGCAGTTAATGGACATTATTTTTTTCCATGGAAATCTCACtgtaaaatatacatataactcAGTAGCTTCTGCCCACTGCTACCACAGCGAGACAGGAGTAGATGTGAGTGCTTCAGGTGGATAGGCTTCAGTGCTCTCAACCTGGTTTGGAATCTACGAGAAAAGGCAAAAGCCAGTAGTAGAGCCAGCACGGTTGAAACCATATTGGGGTTGCTCCAATCCAGTTGTCAGGAATTCCCAGTCCAGTTACTTGCTGGAATTTATATAGATAACTGTCACATTATGCTAGCGAAATTTAGACCAAACAAGTTTCAGTCCGTATCTTCCTTTATCGATTTATGGACATTTAGGTTATTGATGTACCCTAGCTTGACTGATTCATACTCCTACCTACTGCTATTATTCATTTCAACCATTATATCTCTGTTCTTATCTGTTTTTTTCAACCCCTGTATTTCTGTTCTTTTGTTAAGCTGTGCAATTACCAAAGATCTTTTTACGACATTCTCTATTGTCTCTGGCTAGATTATTTGCGAAAGCAATGCTTATTACTCTCTACtccatatcaatttttttatttatttatttgtggcATGACTTAATGAGAATTCCATCACCCTCTTATGCAGGTTCAATAGTGCATTATCTGTTGATCTCACGAACGACCATCCAAACATGCGAATTATACATAGAAAAGTTGCATTAATTTTGGGGCATTGGGTTTCGGAGGTAATAAGAATTGTTGATATATTTGTATTTATCATCACTATTTCTTATTTCTTGCACTTTTCCTTTTGATGGTTGCCTCTGATTGAAaagataatttcttattttagtttatttaaACGAGATTTGTACAAAAGTTAAATGCTTGTTGATTCAGTTATCCGTTTAGATGAACTCTCAGATATTTCGAGTATTCGTGTATGGAAAAAAAGTCAATTCAGCACTTTTTGTCAGAAAATCTGTGCATTAATGTGTCTGAGATAGCAGTTGGTGCCTTCTTATGGTGACTTCGAAATCTCAGTCTTTAGTTTAGTGATAGTATATTGGTATTCTGGCTGCCAATTCCCAGAGGATtaggtatttttttttataataggATTAGGTTTTCTTTAActttcttaaatttaaattagtttTGTTTTGACTCTGAAGCTCTGGAGCAGGGGTGGACCCAAAGAAGGGGCTAGACCAGTCTGACCCTTCTACCTTGGGGTCCAGCCCAATAGATACCAATTATGAAATTCTTATAGTTAAGAAGTCACGTTTAGTTTTTCTTAGCCCTAATCTTTACATCGTTTGACCTTATTGCCTCTTATTGTTTCGTGCTCttggtttttattttgttaactCCGTCTAGTTTTATTTCGCTGGATAGTTAAAAAGAGGGAGAAatgtatgatttatatttaGTTTAGCCCACCCAAAATAGAAAAACTTGGTTCCGCTTTGCTGTGGAGTTTTGGTAGAAGGAAATAAGCAACCTGTATAAACTAGAAATTTGGCTTGACGCTAGAATTTTATAGGATTTTATGGACTGGAATCAAATTATTAAATGGGGGTTCCTGTTGTGAAACCTTTActtgaaataaattttgtttgtaTAGTACTGGATAATGCAGGTCCCTTTGCGCTGTCAGCTATATCAAATTGATGCCGTGCCCGTGTGGTTCAGATTCCTGATGTCATGACTAAGTTCGAGATGTTACTAGATTGACATTAAACTACTTGATGATATCAGGCACACATCTAGCGAAAAAAATGATTGCCAATTCTGATCCCATTTTCAGAAGTTTCTGACAATTCAAACTTAGTTTTTTGTTGATAGTCTCCATGAATCCAGTTAAATATATGGTAAGAAATGTAAAAGTATTGGACTGCACAATAAGGTTGGCCATCTGAAAGTGTTATCTAAAAggtaaataaattttcaaatgaatAATCAGCTTGACTTTCTGATGTTCAATGTTGCATGAAATATGACATGGTTTGAGTGAGTTGTATCATCCTTTTGGATGATTTTATTGCAGTTTGTCATCACTTTTACTGCAACTGAGAATTTGGCTCCTGAGTTTTTCTCTCTGTACAGATTAAAGACGAAACTAGAAGACCAGTATATTGCGCTTTAATAAAATTGCTTCAGGAGAAAGATCTGTGTGTTAGGGTATGATACATTTTGACAAATCCTCTGCAGTTTCTTGTCACAAAAATTTGTTTCGATTGTCAGTGTTgatttgattcatttttttGGCTTTTGTTTCAGCTGGCAGCATCACGATCCCTGTATTTTCATATTGAAGATGCCAATTTCTCAGAGCAGGAATTCTCTGATCTTCTTCCAATATGCTGGGACTCATGTTTCAAACTGGTGGATGAAGTACAAGAGTTCGATTCAAAAGTTAGTTACTGTGTCTCATTATTTCAACATTTTCTGCAGCTTATGCAACTTGGTTTATGATGACTAAGATACCATGCACTAATTTTCTTCTGCAGCccctcaattttattttaactcGGGATTTTAGGTTTCTTCCCAACTTCTTGTGGGTCATTCAGCCTTCCGCCATAGTGGATCAAATTTACTAATGAAATCAAATTATGTGTCAGGTTCAAGTGTTAAATACGATTTCTTGTCTTATTGCACGAGTGACTGAAGTTATTCCTCACTCAAACAAGTTGATGCAGTTTTTCCAGAAGGTACCGTGTTTGCACTTGTATGTGCATATTTTTCTTAATGACACATTCTTCTTGTATAGTTGAATGGGCTATTTTTTCTGCATAAATTGTGCTATATCCTCTCTGAAGCAGTAAAAATCAGAAGAAAATTTGTGCTACGTGGACATATCTGAAAATTATTGTTCTTTACTTACATTGCCTTCAGATTTTCAGCATCCTTGTTTTTTCAGTAATGCTTGAGTAAGTTTCATCGAGGAACTGTCCTACTGTTGTAATAAATTTCTGGTTTGTATTATTTGAGTTGAATATTATCACAGGGAATATATGACTGCATCTTAATCACATTCATTTGGCCTACACTCTGTACAAGACTACATTAGCTTGTGCAGATATTATTTCCCTGTTCTGTTGAGTGGTCTCTTCTTGACATATCAAACCCACTTGAGCATAAAAGTTTTCTTCCTTTTTGGTTCATTATTCCCATCTTTACATATTGCTTTGTACTGACTTAGTTTTCCATAGGTCTGGGAAGAATCTTCTGGTGAAAGCCTATTGCAAATTCAGCTTCTCACAGCTCTGAAAAACTTTGTCGTTGCACTTGGTTACCAGTCGTCTATATGCTACAACATGCTACTGCCCATTTTACAAACTGTAATCAATGCAAGTAGCCGTGATGAACTTTTGGAAGATAGCATGCAGGTTTGGTTTAGAGCAAGCTtttgttattgaattttgagagaattcctTAACAGGAAAAATTTCAGATGTCTCTTTTTTGTTGTGTGTCAATATCATGCAGTTATGGGAAGCCACTCTTTCTCATGCCACCTCAATGGTTCCTCAGCTGTTGGGGTATTTCCCATGTCTGGTGGAGATCTTGGATCGAAGTTTTGATCACTTAAaggtgtgtgtatatatatatattcctttTGCTCTTTCATCTtcttttttaaaagaatgatGTCCTGAAGTCTTAACTCAATTAACAGGTGGCTGCCAGCATCGTTGAAGCCTACATACTTCTTGGTGGAATAGAATTCCTCAATATGCACGCACCAACTCTTGCTAAACTTCTTGATTTAATCGTCGGTAACGTCAATGACAGAGGGTTGCTTTCAATCCTTCCACTTGTGGATATTTTAGTTCAGGTAGTTGATTCCTGACA of the Primulina huaijiensis isolate GDHJ02 chromosome 1, ASM1229523v2, whole genome shotgun sequence genome contains:
- the LOC140986807 gene encoding uncharacterized protein encodes the protein MALSVSDLPAIYTLVTNSLSGDINIRKPAEDALAQFESRPGFCSCLMEVIAAKDLVSQTDVRLLASVYFKNSINRYWRHRRDSTGISNEEKIYLRQKLLSHLREENYQIAATLSVLISKIARIDYPREWSDLFSTLAQQLQSADLLTSHRIFMILFRTLKELSTKRLTSDQRTFAEIASLFFDYSWHLWQTDVQNILHGFSLLAQNASELNQDDLYLTCERWFLCSKIIRQLIISGFPSDAKSIQEVQPVKKVGPVVLNAVQSFLRYYSSFQEKHPKFWEFLKKACTKLMKVLIAIQHRHPYSFGDKSVLWPVVDFCLNKITNPEPDIVSFQDFLIQCMSMMKSILECKDYKPIMTGRVMDDNRMTFQEMKKNVSSTVAGVLASLLPSERVVLLCNILIRRYFVLTASDMEEWYQSPESFHHEQDSVLWSERLRPCAEALYIVLFENHSQLLGPLVVSILQEAMSGYPSSGNEITPPLLLKDAAYGAAAYVYYELSNYLSFKDWFNSALSVDLTNDHPNMRIIHRKVALILGHWVSEIKDETRRPVYCALIKLLQEKDLCVRLAASRSLYFHIEDANFSEQEFSDLLPICWDSCFKLVDEVQEFDSKVQVLNTISCLIARVTEVIPHSNKLMQFFQKVWEESSGESLLQIQLLTALKNFVVALGYQSSICYNMLLPILQTVINASSRDELLEDSMQLWEATLSHATSMVPQLLGYFPCLVEILDRSFDHLKVAASIVEAYILLGGIEFLNMHAPTLAKLLDLIVGNVNDRGLLSILPLVDILVQCFPADVPQLISTTIMKLIVICLTGGDDHDPLKTAVKASSAAILARILVMNTNYLAQLISEQSLLAHLQDAGFSNDENILICLADVWLDKVDNVISTQRKTFGLALSIILTLRMPQVLEKLDHILSVCASVILGGSEDLTEEESSSDNMQSSKLQLPSKEVRKRQIKFSDPISQMSLENSVRDNLQTCAALHGELFNTAMSKIHPAAFAQLKQALNMT